In the genome of Pelagibacterium nitratireducens, one region contains:
- the ruvC gene encoding crossover junction endodeoxyribonuclease RuvC: MLNIVRIMGIDPGLRRTGWGIIEAEGNRLRFIACGVLTPAVDQELSLRLVHLHEGLMRLIAEHHPAEAAVEETFVNAGARSTLLLGQARGIAVMTPASMGLPVGEYSANLVKKSVVGTGHAEKKQIELMVKTLMPAANFKSADAADALAIAICHAHHRQHRKLAKSA, from the coding sequence ATGTTGAATATCGTGCGAATCATGGGGATCGATCCGGGGCTGCGGCGCACCGGCTGGGGCATCATCGAGGCTGAGGGAAACCGTCTGCGGTTTATCGCCTGCGGGGTTCTGACGCCGGCCGTCGACCAGGAGCTTTCCCTGCGCCTCGTCCATCTCCACGAAGGGCTGATGCGGCTGATCGCCGAACATCACCCGGCCGAGGCCGCCGTGGAGGAAACCTTTGTCAATGCCGGCGCGCGTTCCACGCTGCTGCTCGGACAGGCGCGCGGCATTGCGGTGATGACTCCGGCTTCAATGGGTCTTCCGGTGGGTGAATATTCGGCCAACCTGGTCAAGAAATCGGTGGTCGGGACTGGGCACGCGGAAAAAAAGCAGATCGAATTGATGGTCAAGACACTGATGCCCGCCGCCAATTTTAAATCGGCCGACGCGGCTGATGCCCTGGCAATCGCCATTTGCCATGCCCACCATCGTCAACACCGCAAACTGGCAAAGAGCGCATGA
- the ruvA gene encoding Holliday junction branch migration protein RuvA, translating into MIGKLKGIIETLGDDTALIDVNGVCYEAHCSGRTLQALPRVGEAAVLFIEMIVREDMIRLYGFATEGEKNWFKLLMTVQGVGSRVALGILSILSPSDLSSAIALQDKAMVGRASGVGPKLAQRIVSELKGKVPAGVAIDAGAMGLQTALGEGLATGNVSDAVSALVNLGYGQAQASSALARVVAKEGEDTPTEKLIRLGLRELSS; encoded by the coding sequence ATGATCGGCAAACTCAAGGGCATCATCGAAACGCTCGGCGATGACACCGCGCTGATCGACGTCAATGGCGTGTGTTACGAAGCCCATTGCTCGGGCCGCACCCTGCAGGCGCTGCCCCGGGTGGGCGAAGCGGCCGTGCTGTTTATTGAAATGATCGTGCGCGAGGACATGATCCGGCTTTACGGTTTTGCCACCGAGGGTGAAAAGAACTGGTTCAAATTGTTGATGACCGTTCAGGGCGTTGGCTCACGCGTCGCGCTGGGCATTTTGTCGATCCTTTCGCCTTCCGATCTTTCCTCGGCCATCGCGCTCCAGGACAAGGCCATGGTGGGCCGCGCATCCGGGGTCGGCCCCAAGCTGGCCCAGCGCATCGTGTCCGAGCTCAAGGGCAAGGTTCCCGCCGGTGTCGCCATCGATGCAGGAGCGATGGGCCTGCAGACCGCTTTGGGCGAAGGGCTCGCCACGGGCAATGTGTCGGATGCCGTCTCGGCACTGGTCAATCTGGGCTACGGACAGGCGCAGGCCTCAAGCGCGCTGGCGCGGGTCGTGGCCAAAGAGGGCGAGGACACGCCCACCGAAAAGCTCATCCGGCTGGGGCTGCGGGAATTGAGTTCGTGA
- the ruvB gene encoding Holliday junction branch migration DNA helicase RuvB, translated as MTDLTNAAEGRDDSLDVSLRPSGFSEFIGQEAARANLQVFIEAAKQRQAALDHVLFVGPPGLGKTTLAQIISRELGVGFRATSGPVIAKAGDLAALLTNLEERDVLFIDEIHRLSPAVEEILYPAMEDFQLDLIIGEGPAARSVRIDLAKFTLVGATTRAGLLTTPLRDRFGIPVRLNFYTPQELVQIVERGARLMGMAMTSDGALEVARRSRGTPRIAGRLLRRVTDFALVEGAAEINRKVADKALLRLDVDARGLDQLDRRYLTTIAEFYGGGPVGIETISAALSEPRDAIEEIVEPYLIQQGFIQRTPRGRMMTALSFQHMGYAVPQGFAGLQASLFEEESGE; from the coding sequence ATGACCGATCTCACCAATGCCGCTGAAGGCCGCGACGACAGTCTCGATGTTTCCCTGCGCCCCTCGGGGTTTTCCGAGTTTATCGGGCAGGAGGCGGCGCGCGCCAATCTGCAGGTGTTCATCGAAGCCGCAAAGCAGCGGCAGGCGGCACTTGATCATGTGTTGTTCGTCGGCCCGCCAGGGCTGGGCAAGACCACGCTCGCCCAGATCATTTCGCGCGAGCTTGGCGTAGGCTTTCGCGCCACGTCCGGTCCGGTCATCGCCAAGGCGGGGGATCTGGCCGCGCTTTTGACCAATCTCGAAGAGCGCGACGTCTTGTTCATCGACGAAATCCACCGTCTCAGCCCGGCGGTCGAGGAAATTCTCTATCCGGCGATGGAGGATTTCCAGCTCGATCTGATCATCGGGGAGGGCCCGGCGGCGCGCTCGGTGCGGATCGATCTGGCCAAGTTCACCCTTGTGGGCGCAACGACCCGGGCCGGACTTTTGACCACACCCTTGCGCGACCGGTTCGGCATTCCGGTGCGATTGAATTTTTACACGCCCCAAGAGCTGGTCCAGATCGTCGAGCGCGGTGCGCGGCTGATGGGCATGGCCATGACCTCGGACGGCGCGCTGGAAGTCGCTCGCCGCTCGCGCGGCACGCCGCGCATTGCGGGGCGTCTGTTGCGCCGGGTCACCGATTTCGCGCTTGTCGAGGGTGCGGCCGAGATCAACCGCAAGGTCGCCGACAAGGCGCTGTTGCGGCTCGATGTCGATGCCAGGGGGCTCGATCAGCTCGACCGGCGCTATCTTACGACAATTGCCGAATTTTATGGCGGCGGGCCGGTCGGCATCGAAACCATTTCGGCCGCGCTGTCCGAACCGCGCGATGCCATCGAGGAAATCGTTGAGCCCTATCTCATCCAGCAGGGGTTCATCCAGCGCACCCCGCGTGGACGGATGATGACGGCGCTCTCTTTCCAGCACATGGGCTATGCCGTCCCGCAGGGCTTTGCCGGCCTGCAGGCGAGCCTGTTCGAGGAGGAGAGCGGGGAGTGA
- the ybgC gene encoding tol-pal system-associated acyl-CoA thioesterase, protein MSVFGGEIGADGLHRFPVRVYFEDTDFSTNVYHAAYLKFFERARTEFLRAHGIHHSQLIAEGLAFAVREMTISYDRPARIDDLLEVTTEMAAAGGARFALAQSIKRDAEIICRAQVQAVLLNAAGRPVRLPAALRALLDRR, encoded by the coding sequence GTGAGCGTTTTCGGCGGCGAAATCGGGGCCGATGGCCTCCACCGCTTTCCGGTGCGGGTCTATTTCGAGGACACCGATTTTTCCACCAATGTCTATCACGCCGCGTATCTGAAATTTTTCGAGCGGGCACGGACCGAATTTTTGCGCGCCCATGGCATCCATCACTCTCAATTGATCGCCGAGGGCCTCGCCTTCGCGGTGCGTGAAATGACCATTTCCTACGACAGACCCGCCCGTATCGACGATCTGCTCGAGGTCACAACGGAAATGGCCGCGGCCGGCGGGGCGCGGTTTGCTCTGGCGCAATCGATAAAGCGCGACGCAGAAATCATCTGTCGGGCGCAGGTCCAGGCGGTTTTGCTCAACGCCGCGGGGCGGCCGGTCCGCCTGCCAGCAGCCCTTCGCGCCCTACTTGATCGGCGTTGA
- the tolQ gene encoding protein TolQ, whose product MDAVGSAAAHTDFSPIGLFLMADIVVKLVMLGLLAASIWCWAIIIDKSLKFTRVRSDMNQFEKTFWSGQSLEELYQTLSQRPTSGLAAVFVAAMKEWKRSHEQNASSYVGVQARLDKVLDVAIARESEQLESRLSFLATVGSAAPFIGLFGTVWGIMNAFSSIAASQSASLGVVAGPIAEALFATAIGLVAAIPAVIAYNKLSGDANKLVGRLEGFADEFAAILGRQLEARSRK is encoded by the coding sequence ATGGACGCAGTGGGCAGCGCGGCGGCGCACACCGATTTTTCGCCCATCGGCCTGTTTCTGATGGCCGACATCGTCGTCAAGCTGGTGATGCTCGGCCTTCTGGCCGCGTCGATCTGGTGCTGGGCCATCATCATCGACAAATCGCTCAAATTCACCCGCGTGCGGTCGGACATGAACCAGTTCGAAAAGACCTTCTGGTCGGGCCAGTCGCTCGAAGAGCTCTATCAGACGCTCTCCCAGCGCCCCACCAGCGGGCTGGCGGCGGTGTTCGTTGCAGCGATGAAGGAATGGAAGCGCAGCCACGAACAGAACGCCTCGAGTTATGTCGGCGTGCAGGCGCGGCTCGACAAGGTGCTCGACGTGGCCATCGCGCGCGAAAGCGAACAGCTTGAAAGCCGGCTTTCGTTTCTGGCGACCGTGGGCTCGGCGGCCCCGTTTATCGGCTTGTTCGGCACCGTCTGGGGCATCATGAACGCCTTTTCGTCCATTGCGGCCTCGCAAAGCGCCAGCCTTGGCGTTGTCGCCGGCCCCATCGCCGAAGCGCTTTTTGCCACGGCCATCGGCCTTGTGGCGGCCATTCCGGCGGTTATCGCCTACAACAAGCTCTCGGGCGATGCCAACAAGCTGGTTGGCCGGCTTGAAGGCTTTGCCGATGAATTCGCGGCCATTCTGGGCCGCCAGCTCGAAGCGCGGAGCCGCAAATAA